The Lacipirellula parvula genome window below encodes:
- the hemL gene encoding glutamate-1-semialdehyde 2,1-aminomutase, with amino-acid sequence MAGQPSKVARPRSVAAFERALTLMPGGVNSPARAFGAVGGTPIFIDRADGAYLYDVDGNRYIDYIGSWGPMILGHRHPEVVAAIERALAHGTSYGAPTEAESELAERIIDAVASIEKVRLVSSGTEATMSAIRLARGYTGRDMLIKFAGNYHGHVDSLLVAAGSSAATLGAPNSPGVTAGASKDTLVVEYNDVAELEQAFTAHGDKIAGVILEPVVGNMGVVAPSREFVDALHRLTQKHGALLVCDEVMTGFRVAFGGAQSVFGIQPDITTLGKIVGGGLPVGAYGGRAEIMNYILPAGKVFQAGTLSGNPLATAAGSATLRLLKEESPYERLDALTSRLANGLHHAVERAGIPHTIARVGSMMTLFFHPGPIRGWREASQCDTARFASYFWGLMDRGVYMPCSQFEALFVSTAHTEADIDATIAAAEDALR; translated from the coding sequence ATGCCGGGCGGCGTGAACAGCCCGGCCCGCGCGTTCGGCGCCGTCGGGGGGACGCCGATTTTCATCGACCGCGCTGATGGGGCCTATCTCTATGACGTCGATGGCAATCGGTACATCGATTACATCGGTTCGTGGGGGCCGATGATCTTGGGGCATCGTCACCCCGAAGTCGTTGCGGCGATTGAACGTGCGCTGGCGCACGGCACGAGCTACGGGGCGCCGACGGAAGCGGAGAGCGAGCTTGCCGAGCGAATCATCGATGCGGTGGCGTCGATTGAGAAGGTGCGGCTAGTGAGCTCCGGCACCGAAGCGACGATGAGCGCGATTCGTCTCGCCCGCGGCTACACCGGTCGCGACATGCTCATCAAGTTCGCTGGCAACTACCATGGGCACGTCGACAGTCTGCTCGTCGCGGCCGGGAGTTCGGCGGCGACGCTGGGGGCGCCAAATTCGCCCGGCGTCACGGCGGGGGCGTCGAAGGATACGCTCGTCGTTGAATACAACGACGTTGCGGAATTGGAGCAGGCCTTCACAGCTCACGGCGACAAGATTGCCGGCGTCATTCTCGAACCGGTGGTCGGCAACATGGGCGTCGTGGCGCCGAGCCGCGAGTTCGTCGACGCGCTCCATCGCCTCACGCAGAAGCATGGGGCACTGCTCGTCTGTGATGAGGTGATGACGGGCTTCCGCGTCGCGTTCGGCGGGGCGCAGTCGGTGTTCGGGATTCAGCCCGACATCACGACGCTGGGCAAGATCGTCGGCGGCGGGTTGCCGGTTGGCGCTTACGGCGGACGGGCCGAGATTATGAACTACATTTTGCCGGCGGGCAAAGTCTTTCAGGCGGGAACGCTAAGCGGCAATCCGCTGGCGACCGCGGCGGGGTCGGCTACGCTGCGACTGCTGAAAGAAGAGTCGCCTTACGAGCGGCTCGATGCGCTCACCTCACGCTTGGCGAATGGCTTGCATCACGCCGTCGAGCGAGCAGGAATTCCGCACACGATCGCGCGAGTCGGCAGCATGATGACGCTCTTCTTTCACCCTGGCCCGATCCGCGGTTGGCGTGAGGCGAGTCAGTGCGATACGGCGCGGTTCGCCAGCTACTTTTGGGGGCTGATGGATCGCGGCGTCTACATGCCGTGTAGCCAATTTGAGGCGCTGTTCGTGTCGACGGCGCATACCGAGGCCGACATCGATGCGACGATTGCGGCTGCGGAAGATGCGCTGCGGTAG